One genomic segment of Nocardioides cavernaquae includes these proteins:
- a CDS encoding type IV toxin-antitoxin system AbiEi family antitoxin domain-containing protein — translation MLAEVTASQWGMVTSAQASMHGVTRLDLARLADSGHLTRLAHGVYMDSGTPGDQFDDLRAAWLSTDPKLMAEDRLRDRDNGVVAAGLSAARLHDIGDMWEGPHDFVAPVRRQSQRAEIRYRQRVLDPRDVTVTEGLPVMTLERTIADLVEAVGDLSLVGDALRDAWRKRNLNLGRLSELLDPLAARNGFKKDDGSALLSRLMEVAGINPTAVARRVAADSDLGTRVAAEYLNGISKNVLERLIMTPEMQKTLQSMQATIAANLQGILSPAMESMSSSLVKNPDFDELSKRISAQFTSGEALTAFSHALGKSLSDSIAFKPENSAVLREAQRAVSDA, via the coding sequence GTGCTTGCCGAGGTCACGGCCTCTCAATGGGGCATGGTGACGTCGGCTCAAGCCAGCATGCATGGAGTCACGCGCCTGGACCTCGCGCGACTCGCCGATTCCGGGCACCTGACCCGGCTGGCCCACGGCGTCTACATGGACAGCGGGACCCCCGGGGATCAGTTCGACGATCTCCGGGCTGCCTGGCTCAGCACCGACCCCAAGCTGATGGCAGAGGATCGACTGCGGGACCGGGACAACGGCGTGGTTGCGGCGGGTCTGTCGGCTGCCCGACTCCATGACATCGGCGACATGTGGGAGGGGCCCCACGACTTCGTCGCTCCTGTACGCCGCCAGAGTCAGCGCGCGGAGATTCGCTACCGCCAGCGCGTCCTCGACCCACGAGACGTCACGGTGACCGAGGGGCTGCCGGTCATGACGCTGGAACGCACCATCGCCGACCTCGTCGAGGCGGTCGGCGACCTCAGCCTCGTTGGCGATGCACTCCGCGATGCTTGGCGAAAGCGCAACCTCAACCTCGGGCGACTGAGCGAACTACTGGACCCGCTCGCCGCGCGCAACGGATTCAAGAAGGACGACGGATCAGCGCTCCTGAGTCGGCTGATGGAGGTCGCCGGCATCAACCCGACTGCCGTCGCGCGGCGCGTTGCAGCCGACAGCGATCTGGGAACCCGGGTGGCCGCCGAGTACCTCAACGGCATCAGCAAGAACGTCCTAGAACGACTCATCATGACTCCCGAGATGCAGAAGACCCTGCAGTCGATGCAGGCGACCATCGCCGCGAACCTTCAGGGCATCCTCTCGCCAGCAATGGAATCCATGAGCTCCAGCCTCGTGAAGAATCCCGACTTCGACGAGCTCAGCAAGAGGATCTCGGCGCAGTTCACGTCCGGTGAGGCCCTCACTGCGTTCAGCCATGCACTGGGCAAGTCCCTGAGCGACAGCATCGCATTCAAGCCGGAGAACTCTGCGGTGCTCCGCGAAGCGCAGAGAGCTGTTTCCGATGCCTGA
- the mobF gene encoding MobF family relaxase yields the protein MTVTINKMSAGNGCEYLLRTVAVGDGKRSLSTPLTRYYTEAGTPPGHWMGSGLPALESAIIAGDEVTEDQLRKLIGLGAHPVTGEPLGRRYSAYSPHEPGRRRHAVAGYDLTFSIPKSASILWGVADAGTQALIAEAHHAAIADALDFLEREIVATRVGAKGPKGSVAQVEVTGVVAAAFDHFDSRANDPHLHTHVVISNKVRTARDGKWRTIDGAPLHAWVVALSELHEASFSDHLTRTLGVGWERRPRGRDRNPAWEIAGVPQPLVEKFSSRARNIDAATDHLIEEYVARHGHRPRRAAIMKLRQQANLSSRPEKHIHSLADLTDMWRGRTAHHLGVDPVEWARRTTTSPAARLLRADDIPLDFVEELGRRVVTAVGERRSTWRRANLYAEAARQTLGWRVTSTADREAITGLVVDAAERGSLRLTPPELAATPQVFVRGDGTSAFRPKHSTVFSAEHLLAAEDRLLERSATTTAPTVGSKIIDAIATRGAKGDHLSPEQLEAIAKIAASGRVVDLLIGPAGAGKTTAMRALRNAWTDQHGKGSLVGLAPSAGAAAVLAEDLGITCENTAKWLHEHSQGRTAFRKNQLVIIDEATLAGTKTLDEITGHAAAAGAKVLLVGDWAQLQSVEAGGAFAMLADDRDDAPELVDVHRFTHAWEKRASLDLRHGRVEAVDNYLLHDRVSDGDADDMTDAAYRAWRDDIEAGRTSILIADTSHAVRELNDKARTERILTHQTQDGPEASLLDGTRASVGDWVITRKNDRRLRTLRSGWVRNGDRWRVTNVHADGSLAVRRLDRRHGGAVLLPAAYVAEHVDLGYAITAHRAQGVTVDTAHVIVSEYTTKENLYVAMTRGRDHNQAYVVTAAADENHGAPDGDDSTARSVLIGVLANSGAELSAHQTITAEQEAWGSIAQLAAEYETIAAAAQRDRWATLLRASALTTDEVDDVLNSEAFGPLAADLRRAEANGHDIDRALPAAVARHGLGDAQDRAAVLRHRVQLATGQRPGRSQHLIVGLIPEALGAMAPDMRLALDERRDLIEERAQTLADTAVRDRLPWTTVLGPRPVDRALRARWDRALITIAAYRDRYGIDDRKTLGANPESDSQRLDHARALAAIRRVEPTRATLPRTDPAATLRL from the coding sequence GTGACGGTCACGATCAACAAGATGAGCGCGGGCAACGGGTGCGAATACCTCCTCCGCACCGTCGCGGTCGGCGACGGCAAGAGGTCGCTGTCGACACCGCTGACCCGCTACTACACCGAGGCGGGCACTCCGCCCGGCCACTGGATGGGGTCCGGTCTCCCCGCACTGGAGAGCGCGATCATCGCAGGGGACGAGGTCACCGAGGACCAGCTCAGGAAGCTCATCGGACTGGGGGCGCACCCCGTCACCGGCGAACCGCTCGGTCGTCGATACAGCGCCTACAGCCCCCACGAACCCGGTAGGCGTCGGCACGCCGTCGCTGGCTACGACCTGACCTTCTCGATCCCCAAGTCGGCCAGCATCCTCTGGGGAGTCGCCGACGCTGGCACTCAAGCGCTGATCGCCGAAGCGCACCATGCGGCCATCGCCGACGCGCTCGACTTCCTCGAACGCGAGATCGTTGCTACTCGCGTCGGTGCCAAGGGACCCAAAGGATCCGTCGCTCAGGTCGAGGTCACTGGTGTCGTCGCGGCCGCGTTCGACCACTTCGACTCCCGGGCGAACGATCCGCACCTGCACACCCACGTCGTGATCTCCAACAAGGTCAGGACCGCTCGTGACGGCAAGTGGCGCACCATCGACGGCGCGCCGCTGCACGCCTGGGTGGTCGCTCTCTCGGAGCTGCACGAGGCATCGTTCAGCGATCACCTGACCCGCACGCTTGGTGTGGGGTGGGAGCGCCGACCGCGCGGCCGTGACCGCAACCCTGCCTGGGAGATCGCCGGAGTACCTCAGCCGCTGGTCGAGAAGTTCTCCAGCCGCGCCCGCAACATCGATGCCGCGACCGACCACCTCATTGAGGAGTACGTCGCCCGCCACGGTCACCGTCCTCGTCGCGCCGCGATCATGAAGCTGCGCCAGCAGGCCAACCTGTCCAGTCGGCCGGAGAAGCACATCCACTCGCTCGCCGATCTCACCGACATGTGGCGCGGTCGTACCGCACACCACCTCGGCGTCGATCCGGTCGAATGGGCACGCCGGACGACAACAAGCCCGGCTGCCCGGCTGCTTCGTGCCGATGACATCCCGCTCGACTTCGTCGAGGAACTCGGCCGTCGCGTCGTCACAGCGGTCGGCGAGAGGCGGTCCACCTGGCGGCGCGCCAACCTGTACGCCGAGGCCGCACGCCAGACGCTCGGCTGGCGCGTCACCAGTACGGCCGATCGCGAGGCGATCACCGGGCTCGTCGTCGATGCAGCCGAGCGCGGCTCACTCCGGCTCACCCCACCCGAGCTCGCGGCGACGCCCCAGGTCTTCGTCCGAGGCGACGGCACCAGCGCCTTCCGGCCCAAACACTCCACCGTCTTCTCTGCCGAGCACCTCCTCGCGGCCGAGGACCGGTTGCTCGAACGGTCCGCCACGACGACCGCGCCCACAGTGGGCAGCAAGATCATCGACGCCATCGCAACCCGAGGAGCCAAGGGCGACCACCTGAGCCCGGAGCAGCTGGAGGCGATCGCGAAGATCGCGGCCTCCGGACGCGTCGTTGACCTGCTCATCGGACCGGCAGGTGCCGGCAAGACAACCGCCATGCGGGCGCTCCGCAACGCGTGGACCGATCAGCATGGCAAGGGCAGCCTCGTCGGACTGGCGCCGAGCGCGGGGGCCGCCGCAGTCCTTGCCGAGGACCTCGGCATCACCTGCGAGAACACCGCCAAGTGGCTCCATGAGCACAGCCAAGGCAGGACGGCCTTCAGGAAGAACCAGCTCGTGATCATCGACGAGGCGACGCTCGCTGGCACCAAGACCCTCGATGAGATCACCGGGCATGCCGCCGCGGCCGGAGCCAAGGTGCTGCTCGTCGGCGACTGGGCACAACTCCAGTCCGTCGAGGCCGGCGGAGCGTTCGCGATGCTCGCCGACGACCGCGACGATGCCCCCGAGCTCGTCGACGTCCATCGCTTCACCCACGCGTGGGAGAAACGAGCCTCGCTCGACCTGCGCCACGGCCGGGTCGAAGCCGTCGACAACTACCTCCTTCACGATCGTGTCAGCGATGGCGACGCAGACGACATGACCGACGCCGCCTACCGAGCCTGGCGCGACGACATCGAGGCGGGACGGACGAGCATCCTGATCGCCGACACCTCGCACGCGGTCCGCGAACTCAACGACAAGGCGCGAACCGAACGGATCCTCACCCATCAAACGCAGGATGGCCCTGAAGCATCCCTGCTCGATGGCACTCGGGCCTCGGTCGGCGACTGGGTCATCACACGCAAGAACGACCGCCGACTCCGGACACTGCGGTCCGGCTGGGTGCGCAACGGCGATCGCTGGCGAGTCACGAACGTCCACGCCGACGGCTCCCTCGCCGTACGCCGCCTCGATCGCAGGCACGGAGGCGCAGTGCTGCTTCCCGCCGCGTACGTCGCCGAGCACGTCGACCTCGGCTACGCCATCACCGCCCACCGTGCCCAGGGCGTCACCGTCGACACCGCGCACGTCATCGTCTCCGAGTACACGACGAAGGAAAACCTGTACGTCGCGATGACCCGCGGCCGCGACCACAACCAGGCCTACGTGGTCACCGCTGCCGCCGACGAGAACCACGGAGCACCCGACGGCGACGACAGCACCGCGCGTTCCGTGCTCATCGGCGTCCTCGCCAACAGCGGAGCCGAGCTCTCCGCCCACCAGACGATCACGGCCGAGCAGGAGGCCTGGGGCTCGATCGCCCAACTCGCCGCCGAGTACGAAACGATCGCCGCGGCCGCGCAACGCGACCGGTGGGCCACCCTGCTCCGGGCCTCCGCGCTCACCACCGATGAGGTCGACGACGTGCTCAACTCCGAGGCATTCGGCCCACTGGCTGCAGACCTGCGTCGCGCCGAGGCCAACGGCCACGACATCGACCGGGCCCTTCCGGCCGCGGTCGCACGCCACGGTCTCGGCGACGCCCAGGACCGGGCCGCAGTTCTGCGGCACCGAGTCCAGCTCGCGACCGGCCAGCGGCCCGGACGAAGCCAGCACCTCATCGTCGGGCTCATTCCCGAGGCACTGGGGGCTATGGCTCCAGACATGCGTCTCGCGCTCGACGAGCGTCGCGACCTCATCGAAGAACGCGCCCAGACGCTGGCTGACACTGCCGTTCGGGACAGGCTGCCGTGGACGACTGTCCTGGGCCCGAGGCCCGTCGATCGAGCTCTCCGCGCTCGCTGGGACCGGGCCCTGATCACTATCGCTGCCTACCGTGACCGCTACGGCATCGATGACCGGAAGACCCTCGGCGCCAATCCGGAATCGGACAGCCAGCGTCTCGACCATGCACGAGCGCTCGCCGCGATCCGTCGCGTTGAGCCGACCCGCGCAACCCTGCCGCGAACGGATCCCGCCGCGACCCTGCGGCTGTGA
- a CDS encoding AraC family transcriptional regulator, with translation MSDPRSSLTHYHSGIVPREIIARDPRHSFRCIVHDFPSEICGWASHPEYEIHLIQKSSGSVIAGDYVGTFEPGHVSLMGPHLPHDWVSDLAPGEVVVDRDVVVHFTDEWVRASMDVMPELGILDGLLQRSARGLEFHGESAARAGDLIRGVVGANGPTQIARLIELLGLLAQAPADEVTPLASEWLGTSDNASANLAAEAGLAYIFDNLTGDIRMSTAASLAHMSEPTFSKYFRRAAGTTFSTMVKRLRIAHARRLLDTTEMSAARVAVASGYNNMSNFNRQFLAEVGLSPTAYRKLEPGQKPAALPLRTDTKAAPATPELAGR, from the coding sequence ATGAGTGATCCCCGCTCATCGCTCACGCACTACCACTCCGGGATCGTGCCGCGCGAGATCATCGCCCGCGACCCGCGGCACTCCTTCCGGTGCATCGTCCACGACTTTCCGAGCGAGATCTGTGGGTGGGCTTCGCACCCGGAGTACGAGATCCACCTGATCCAGAAGTCGAGCGGCAGCGTGATCGCAGGTGACTACGTCGGCACGTTCGAGCCGGGCCACGTCTCGCTGATGGGTCCGCACCTCCCCCACGACTGGGTCAGCGATCTCGCCCCCGGCGAGGTGGTGGTCGATCGTGATGTCGTCGTGCACTTCACCGACGAGTGGGTGCGTGCATCCATGGACGTCATGCCGGAGCTCGGCATCCTGGACGGGCTGCTCCAGCGCTCAGCTCGCGGCCTCGAGTTCCACGGAGAGTCGGCTGCCCGGGCAGGCGACCTGATCCGGGGTGTCGTCGGCGCGAACGGCCCGACGCAGATCGCGCGTTTGATCGAGCTCCTCGGGCTGCTCGCACAGGCACCTGCCGATGAGGTGACTCCGCTGGCGAGCGAGTGGCTGGGCACCAGCGACAACGCGTCGGCCAACCTGGCTGCGGAGGCCGGACTGGCCTATATCTTCGACAACCTGACCGGCGACATCCGCATGTCGACCGCGGCCAGCCTTGCGCACATGTCCGAGCCCACGTTCTCCAAGTACTTCCGGCGCGCAGCCGGCACGACGTTCAGCACGATGGTGAAGCGGCTCCGCATCGCGCACGCCAGACGATTGCTCGACACCACCGAGATGTCAGCTGCGCGGGTGGCGGTCGCGAGCGGCTACAACAACATGTCGAACTTCAACCGGCAGTTCCTCGCCGAGGTCGGCCTCTCCCCGACGGCGTACCGGAAGCTGGAACCGGGCCAGAAGCCCGCCGCCCTCCCCCTTCGCACCGACACCAAGGCGGCTCCTGCCACGCCGGAACTGGCTGGACGTTGA
- a CDS encoding ABC transporter substrate-binding protein — MLTKKRALGVVTAVTLSASFLASCTPGGGSSDGTVTLNLATVNNPQMKDMEKLKSVYEADHPGVKINFQVMEESDLRSAVTADVASGAGQYDVVTIGAYETPQWGANDWLVDLTSFDDDAEYDAKDILPPVREALSHKDKLYAVPFYGESSILMYNKQVLDKAGVKISDHPTWQQIADAAAKVKTADSAGICMRGKPGWGDLFAPLTTVVQTFGGNWYDEDWNATVDTPEWKEAVTFYKKMLDDSGESDPVSYSFNECLTALKEGKVAMWADASVAASILEADDSPVKGKMGYAHMPVDKTEESGWLWSWNLAIPKSSKNQDAAEEFVKWATSKEYINLVGTKLGWSLVPPGSRASTYELPEYQKAAAAYAPITLDVMQSVNPEQPGVDPQPWVGIQYVSIPEFQDVGNQCAQLVADYLANRTSIDSALEKCQSIAQKAGDAHKD; from the coding sequence ATGCTCACGAAGAAGCGTGCGCTGGGAGTCGTGACTGCGGTCACCCTCTCTGCGTCTTTTCTTGCCTCGTGTACGCCCGGCGGCGGAAGCAGCGACGGCACGGTCACCCTCAATCTGGCGACGGTCAACAACCCCCAGATGAAGGACATGGAGAAGCTCAAGTCGGTCTACGAGGCTGACCACCCGGGGGTCAAGATCAACTTCCAGGTGATGGAGGAGTCCGACCTCCGCAGCGCCGTCACGGCAGACGTGGCGAGTGGCGCCGGCCAGTACGACGTCGTCACCATCGGTGCCTACGAGACCCCGCAGTGGGGCGCGAACGACTGGCTCGTGGACCTGACTTCGTTCGACGACGACGCCGAGTACGACGCGAAGGACATCCTCCCGCCGGTCCGCGAAGCCCTGTCCCACAAGGACAAGCTCTACGCGGTTCCGTTCTACGGCGAGTCCTCGATCCTCATGTACAACAAGCAGGTCCTCGACAAGGCCGGCGTGAAGATCTCCGACCACCCGACCTGGCAGCAGATCGCCGATGCTGCGGCGAAGGTGAAGACCGCGGACTCCGCCGGCATCTGCATGCGCGGCAAGCCCGGCTGGGGCGACCTGTTCGCCCCGCTGACGACGGTCGTCCAGACCTTCGGCGGCAACTGGTACGACGAGGACTGGAATGCGACCGTTGACACCCCGGAGTGGAAGGAAGCGGTCACCTTCTACAAGAAGATGCTCGACGACTCCGGTGAGAGCGACCCGGTCTCCTACAGCTTCAACGAGTGCCTGACCGCGCTCAAGGAGGGCAAGGTGGCGATGTGGGCCGATGCTTCGGTTGCCGCATCGATCCTCGAGGCCGATGACTCGCCCGTGAAGGGAAAGATGGGCTACGCCCACATGCCGGTCGACAAGACCGAAGAGTCGGGCTGGCTCTGGAGCTGGAACCTCGCCATCCCGAAGTCCTCGAAGAACCAGGACGCGGCCGAGGAGTTCGTGAAGTGGGCGACCAGCAAGGAGTACATCAACCTGGTCGGCACGAAGCTGGGCTGGTCGCTGGTCCCGCCGGGCTCGCGCGCGTCGACCTACGAGCTTCCTGAGTACCAGAAGGCCGCCGCCGCCTACGCACCCATCACGCTCGACGTGATGCAGTCCGTGAACCCGGAGCAGCCCGGAGTGGACCCGCAGCCGTGGGTCGGCATCCAGTACGTCTCGATCCCGGAGTTCCAGGACGTCGGTAACCAGTGCGCCCAGCTGGTGGCGGACTACCTCGCCAACCGCACCTCGATCGACAGCGCGCTGGAGAAGTGCCAGTCGATCGCCCAGAAGGCCGGCGACGCCCACAAGGACTGA
- a CDS encoding carbohydrate ABC transporter permease, which yields MTTATRTHDVESAAPPADDIGRRIRRKRAWGNRALLLPALIYAIVLTQVPFLVTIGYSTTKWNLLYPQDREFSGLDNYKSVFSSGDLWPSVRATLLITGLAVGGAMICGLGFALLLNRAFRGRAIARTLMITPFLLMPAAAALIWKYSMFDTNIGMINWVLRSIGLPEVAWSTNHPMATVVIVLVWQFTPFMMLILLAGLQGQSLEALEAARVDGASSFQIFRYLTLPHLRMYAEISGLLGTIIILQVFDPIAILTKGTGGTKTLAYLLYERAFIGLDVGQAAAYGVVSVVLTIIVASITLKKLFGVFMSGGER from the coding sequence ATGACAACGGCCACGCGCACTCACGACGTCGAATCCGCGGCACCGCCCGCGGACGACATCGGTCGAAGGATCCGCCGCAAGCGAGCCTGGGGCAACCGGGCCCTGCTCCTCCCGGCGCTGATCTACGCGATCGTCCTGACCCAGGTCCCGTTCCTGGTCACCATTGGGTACTCCACCACCAAGTGGAACCTGCTCTACCCGCAAGACCGCGAGTTCAGCGGCCTGGACAACTACAAGTCGGTGTTCTCCTCGGGAGACCTGTGGCCGTCCGTCCGGGCGACGCTCCTGATCACTGGCCTGGCGGTCGGCGGCGCCATGATCTGCGGGCTCGGGTTCGCGCTCCTGCTCAACCGCGCCTTCCGGGGTCGTGCCATCGCCCGCACGCTGATGATCACGCCGTTCCTGCTGATGCCGGCTGCGGCCGCCCTGATCTGGAAGTACTCGATGTTCGACACGAACATCGGAATGATCAACTGGGTGCTGCGAAGCATCGGGCTTCCGGAGGTTGCCTGGAGCACCAATCACCCGATGGCCACCGTCGTGATCGTGCTCGTGTGGCAGTTCACGCCCTTCATGATGCTGATCCTGCTGGCGGGGCTCCAGGGCCAGTCCCTGGAGGCGCTCGAAGCAGCGCGGGTCGACGGCGCGTCCTCGTTCCAGATCTTCCGGTACCTCACGCTGCCGCACCTGCGGATGTACGCCGAGATCTCGGGCCTGCTCGGCACGATCATCATCCTGCAGGTCTTCGACCCGATCGCCATCCTCACCAAGGGCACCGGCGGCACGAAGACCCTCGCCTATCTCCTCTACGAGCGGGCCTTCATCGGGCTCGACGTGGGCCAGGCAGCGGCGTACGGCGTCGTCAGCGTCGTCCTCACGATCATCGTCGCCTCGATCACCCTCAAGAAGCTGTTCGGTGTCTTCATGTCAGGAGGCGAACGATGA